A portion of the Halogeometricum sp. S1BR25-6 genome contains these proteins:
- a CDS encoding type IV pilin N-terminal domain-containing protein — translation MKLKQLFTDDSAVSPVIGVILMVAITVILAAVIGTFVLNLGGSVSQTTPQASFGFNFEDGTTDNVTITHETGATIPADQLSLKTDVGVDVYLPGSAAETGDNVTQSEAFTDTDAFSEGASVSAGDTLIAEGSDLKGGTFRVVWNAETGESSATLSEYTAPSN, via the coding sequence ATGAAACTGAAACAACTGTTCACGGACGATTCCGCGGTGTCGCCGGTCATTGGGGTTATCCTGATGGTCGCTATCACCGTCATACTGGCCGCCGTCATCGGCACGTTCGTCCTGAATCTGGGGGGAAGCGTCTCCCAGACGACGCCGCAAGCGTCGTTCGGATTCAACTTTGAGGATGGCACGACGGATAACGTCACCATCACTCACGAAACTGGTGCCACGATTCCGGCCGATCAACTCAGCTTAAAGACCGATGTTGGTGTTGACGTGTACCTTCCGGGAAGCGCTGCCGAGACTGGCGACAACGTAACCCAGTCCGAAGCGTTCACTGATACCGATGCGTTCAGCGAGGGCGCGAGCGTCAGCGCGGGCGACACGCTCATCGCTGAAGGGAGCGACCTCAAGGGTGGGACGTTCCGCGTCGTCTGGAACGCAGAGACCGGCGAAAGCTCCGCCACGCTGTCGGAGTACACCGCGCCGAGCAACTAA
- a CDS encoding type IV pilin N-terminal domain-containing protein, translating to MKLKQLFTDDSAVSPVIGVILMVAITVILAAVIGTFVLNLGGSVSQTTPQASFGFDYNTSNGNVTITHESGSSIESDRLTTKGFSVTGQDWNETYSDQSVSAGDSVNLQNSDGWSGETVRVVWSSENNENSATLSESTAPSN from the coding sequence ATGAAACTGAAACAACTGTTCACGGACGACTCCGCGGTGTCGCCGGTCATCGGGGTCATCCTGATGGTCGCCATCACCGTTATTCTGGCCGCAGTTATCGGCACGTTCGTCCTGAATCTGGGGGGAAGCGTATCGCAAACAACGCCGCAGGCATCGTTCGGGTTTGACTACAATACGTCAAATGGAAACGTCACTATCACCCACGAATCGGGTAGCTCTATCGAGAGCGACCGCCTTACTACGAAAGGATTCTCAGTCACTGGTCAAGATTGGAACGAAACCTACTCTGACCAGAGTGTCAGTGCTGGAGACTCTGTGAACCTCCAAAACTCTGACGGCTGGTCCGGCGAGACCGTCCGTGTCGTCTGGAGTTCCGAGAACAACGAGAACTCCGCGACGCTGAGCGAGAGTACGGCTCCCAGTAACTAA
- a CDS encoding DUF7115 domain-containing protein, with protein MSQPQMVQSALDGEPVVARVALGGEDELYVTPTRTLVYRSEGLLSDETVEEYPHEAERVALSEGRRKTKVALDYGLDGERTVALSNKHLARALQPMLEGVLKANGILADDEAVERLFRFSELTLVVAGGRVVKHIGASLWDEDFEEYRFDDVTDLQFEGGSVATSVVLTVDGRQERFKAPNEDARQLRETLESALLAHRGVDSLDELRAAAEPEAETTATDGESADAKNVSFGDGPEPLSANPAELTDAPANATRTGPSESAESVEAAAELSADASGVARPVEAPIRAASAPAAGSGDASETAAASVGEGVGVDTEPELEPDRESDADRDEAAGAGEDGFEGSGFQSAAADANERVAQELAELRATVERQGEEIREQRALVEQLIEELRRGR; from the coding sequence ATGAGTCAACCGCAGATGGTCCAGTCCGCCCTCGACGGCGAACCCGTGGTCGCTCGGGTCGCCCTCGGCGGGGAGGACGAACTGTACGTCACCCCGACCCGAACTCTCGTCTACCGCTCCGAGGGGCTGCTCTCCGACGAGACGGTCGAGGAGTACCCGCACGAAGCCGAACGGGTCGCCCTCTCCGAGGGCCGGCGGAAGACGAAGGTCGCGCTCGATTACGGTCTCGACGGCGAGCGGACGGTCGCGCTCTCCAACAAGCATCTCGCTCGGGCACTCCAGCCGATGCTCGAAGGCGTCCTAAAGGCCAACGGCATCCTCGCGGACGACGAGGCGGTCGAACGGCTGTTCCGCTTCAGCGAACTCACGCTGGTCGTCGCCGGCGGGCGCGTCGTCAAGCACATCGGCGCGTCGCTGTGGGACGAGGACTTCGAGGAGTACCGCTTCGACGACGTGACCGACCTCCAGTTCGAGGGCGGCAGCGTCGCCACGTCGGTCGTGCTGACCGTCGACGGCCGACAGGAGCGGTTCAAGGCGCCCAACGAGGACGCTCGACAGCTCCGCGAGACGCTCGAATCGGCGCTCCTCGCCCACCGCGGGGTCGACTCGCTCGACGAACTCCGCGCCGCGGCCGAACCGGAAGCGGAGACGACGGCGACGGACGGGGAGTCGGCGGACGCGAAGAACGTCTCGTTCGGCGACGGCCCCGAACCGCTGAGCGCCAATCCGGCCGAACTGACCGACGCTCCAGCGAACGCCACGCGCACCGGACCGTCCGAATCGGCCGAATCGGTCGAGGCCGCCGCCGAGCTTTCGGCGGACGCGAGCGGCGTCGCCCGACCGGTCGAGGCGCCGATTCGGGCGGCGTCGGCACCCGCCGCCGGGTCCGGCGACGCCTCGGAGACCGCCGCCGCGTCGGTCGGCGAGGGAGTCGGCGTCGACACCGAACCCGAACTCGAACCCGACCGCGAGTCCGACGCCGACCGCGACGAAGCCGCCGGTGCCGGCGAGGACGGCTTCGAAGGGTCGGGGTTTCAGTCGGCCGCCGCCGACGCGAACGAGCGGGTCGCGCAGGAACTCGCCGAACTGCGCGCGACCGTCGAGCGGCAGGGCGAGGAGATACGCGAACAGCGGGCGCTCGTCGAGCAACTCATCGAGGAACTGCGTCGCGGTCGCTAA
- a CDS encoding DUF5830 family protein, producing MDRSERIELGVDLLAHLEADELSVAEAVDRIETVTTNPTLTREILDAAELRGVIEREEGRILTRRGGTFVRFDSQVVRREGEFTCRRCGAGLSTGHFVRFESGELGPFGSSCIEKVLGRS from the coding sequence TTGGACCGGAGCGAGCGAATCGAACTCGGCGTCGACCTGCTCGCGCATCTCGAAGCCGACGAACTCTCCGTCGCCGAAGCCGTCGACCGCATCGAGACGGTGACGACGAACCCGACGCTCACGAGGGAGATTCTCGACGCCGCGGAACTCCGAGGGGTCATCGAACGCGAGGAGGGTCGCATCTTGACCCGCCGCGGTGGGACGTTCGTCCGCTTCGACAGCCAAGTCGTCCGCCGCGAGGGGGAGTTCACCTGCCGGCGCTGCGGCGCCGGCCTCTCGACGGGCCACTTCGTCCGCTTCGAGTCGGGCGAACTCGGGCCGTTCGGCTCCTCGTGCATCGAGAAAGTGCTCGGCCGGTCGTAA
- a CDS encoding TVP38/TMEM64 family protein codes for MKRPRVDSRVAVGLAFAVVAAAAVLLSPDAALSHAAWVVADPVRLVAATLALAVVRPFLAWPTTLLAVVVGFGFGLAGLPFALALIVLTSVPPYLFARRYGRTGRLAAAGESFVERTGDVRSVVLSRLVPAPSDVVSVGAGVAGVPLGAFAFGTAIGEVPWAVAGVLAGASAETLAAGDLGGVVDVRLVAAALLAAALLAAPVLYEWYDERGERVDDGDAV; via the coding sequence ATGAAGCGACCTCGCGTCGACTCCCGCGTCGCGGTCGGCCTCGCGTTCGCCGTCGTCGCCGCCGCCGCGGTCCTCCTCTCGCCCGACGCGGCGCTCTCGCACGCGGCGTGGGTCGTCGCCGACCCCGTCCGCCTCGTCGCCGCGACGCTCGCACTCGCCGTCGTCCGGCCGTTCCTCGCGTGGCCGACGACGCTTCTCGCCGTCGTCGTCGGCTTCGGATTCGGTCTCGCCGGTCTCCCCTTCGCCCTCGCGCTCATCGTTCTGACCTCGGTTCCGCCGTACCTCTTCGCCCGACGCTACGGTCGGACGGGCCGCCTCGCGGCGGCGGGCGAGTCGTTCGTCGAGCGAACCGGCGACGTGCGGAGCGTCGTCCTCAGCCGTCTGGTTCCCGCCCCCTCGGACGTCGTCTCCGTGGGCGCCGGCGTGGCGGGCGTCCCCCTCGGCGCCTTCGCCTTCGGGACGGCCATCGGGGAGGTTCCGTGGGCCGTCGCGGGCGTCCTCGCCGGCGCGTCCGCCGAAACGCTCGCCGCCGGCGACCTCGGGGGCGTCGTCGACGTCCGTCTCGTCGCCGCCGCCCTCCTCGCCGCGGCGCTGTTGGCGGCGCCGGTGCTGTACGAGTGGTACGACGAACGGGGAGAACGAGTCGACGACGGCGACGCGGTCTGA
- the gpmI gene encoding 2,3-bisphosphoglycerate-independent phosphoglycerate mutase, with amino-acid sequence MQAALVILDGWGLGDHDRRDAVKAADTPNFDRFAAAGAYGTLDVSGRKVGLPEGQMGNSEVGHLNIGAGRVVKQAYTRIEDAIADGSFFENDALESAFDHVEGTGGRVHFMGLVSDGGVHSEQGHLHTLVEMAADRGVEAVTHAFMDGRDTDPHGGEDYLAELESVVDDHGTGDVATVSGRYYAMDRDRNWERTRLAYDAIVNREADHEVASAVDAVTDSYARSDTDEFVEPTLVEGGPALHDGDAVVFFNFRPDRARQLCRMLTNTEPEWEFDTNAPEIRLVTMTEYDETFPFPVAFPPHEPQDTLGETLSTAGKTQLRLAESEKYAHVTYFLNGGREVEFEGEIRKIVESPDVPTYDLKPAMSAEELTDTAIELVESEDPDAMVLNYANPDMVGHTGVFDAAVAAVEAVDAQLGRLVESVQNAGGHVLLTADHGNADDMGTPESPHTAHTTNPVPLVYLTPDGDDGGRIVRSGGSLCDIAPTILELMGVEQPEAMTGRSLLE; translated from the coding sequence ATGCAGGCTGCGCTCGTCATCCTCGACGGTTGGGGACTCGGAGACCACGACAGACGCGACGCGGTGAAGGCGGCGGACACGCCGAACTTCGACCGCTTCGCGGCGGCCGGCGCGTACGGGACGCTCGACGTGTCGGGGCGGAAGGTCGGTCTCCCCGAGGGGCAGATGGGCAACAGCGAGGTGGGGCACCTCAACATCGGCGCGGGTCGCGTCGTCAAGCAAGCGTACACGCGAATAGAGGACGCCATCGCCGACGGCTCCTTCTTCGAGAACGACGCCTTGGAGTCCGCGTTCGACCACGTCGAGGGGACGGGCGGCCGCGTCCACTTCATGGGTCTCGTCAGCGACGGCGGCGTCCACTCCGAGCAGGGCCACCTCCACACGCTCGTCGAGATGGCGGCCGACCGGGGCGTCGAGGCCGTCACGCACGCGTTCATGGACGGGCGCGACACCGACCCGCACGGCGGCGAGGACTACCTCGCGGAACTGGAATCCGTCGTCGACGACCACGGCACGGGCGACGTGGCGACGGTGTCGGGGCGGTACTACGCGATGGACAGAGACCGAAACTGGGAGCGCACGCGCCTCGCCTACGACGCCATCGTGAACCGCGAGGCCGACCACGAAGTCGCCTCGGCCGTCGACGCCGTCACCGACTCCTACGCCCGCAGCGACACCGATGAGTTCGTCGAACCGACGCTCGTCGAAGGGGGACCTGCCCTCCACGACGGCGACGCCGTGGTCTTCTTCAACTTCCGACCGGACCGGGCGCGACAACTCTGTCGGATGCTCACGAACACCGAACCCGAGTGGGAGTTCGACACGAACGCGCCGGAGATTCGCCTCGTGACGATGACCGAGTACGACGAGACGTTCCCGTTCCCAGTCGCGTTCCCCCCGCACGAACCGCAGGATACCCTCGGCGAGACGCTGTCGACGGCCGGAAAGACGCAACTCCGCCTCGCGGAGTCGGAGAAGTACGCGCACGTGACGTACTTCCTCAACGGCGGCCGCGAGGTGGAGTTCGAGGGCGAGATCCGGAAGATAGTCGAGAGTCCGGACGTACCGACGTACGACCTGAAGCCGGCGATGAGCGCCGAGGAACTCACCGACACCGCTATCGAACTCGTCGAGTCCGAGGACCCCGACGCGATGGTGCTGAACTACGCCAACCCGGACATGGTCGGGCACACCGGCGTCTTCGACGCCGCCGTCGCCGCCGTCGAAGCGGTGGACGCGCAACTCGGTCGCCTGGTCGAGTCGGTGCAGAACGCGGGCGGGCACGTCCTCCTCACGGCCGACCACGGCAACGCCGACGACATGGGAACGCCCGAGTCGCCGCACACCGCGCACACGACCAACCCCGTGCCGCTCGTGTACCTCACGCCCGACGGCGACGACGGGGGTCGAATCGTTCGCTCGGGCGGGTCGCTCTGCGATATCGCGCCGACGATTCTCGAACTGATGGGCGTCGAGCAACCCGAGGCGATGACCGGGCGGTCGCTACTCGAATAG
- a CDS encoding DUF1405 domain-containing protein, translating to MADGSSRRTLKRPVPDRWVQYYLGNGPSLGWLLLVNASAFFLGVSFYVHSDPSLADVSSLLYPLFGDSPTALALATLSFVTLAPRVGRRVTDAPTNDLLAVIHTLAFVWLVKYGVWTAVALNLRPDLYFGFTPDLLWEYWGIMLTHLFFLVEAVAIPYYGKTTTGALALALALALVNDVYDYGFGFYPPLRYEAGALLAGITIALSFGSVALAAWMFDRADEGASAGATAER from the coding sequence ATGGCCGACGGCTCCTCGCGACGGACGCTCAAACGCCCCGTCCCCGACCGCTGGGTGCAGTACTACCTCGGCAACGGACCCAGCCTCGGGTGGCTCCTCCTCGTCAACGCCTCGGCGTTTTTCCTCGGCGTCAGCTTCTACGTCCACTCCGACCCGTCGCTCGCGGACGTCAGCTCTCTGTTGTACCCCCTGTTCGGCGACTCGCCGACGGCGCTGGCGCTGGCGACGCTCTCGTTCGTCACGCTCGCCCCGCGCGTCGGCCGGCGCGTGACCGACGCGCCGACGAACGACCTGCTCGCCGTCATCCACACGCTGGCGTTCGTCTGGTTGGTGAAGTACGGCGTCTGGACCGCTGTGGCGCTCAACCTCCGCCCGGACCTCTACTTCGGCTTCACGCCGGACCTGCTGTGGGAGTACTGGGGCATCATGCTGACGCACCTGTTCTTCCTCGTCGAGGCGGTGGCCATCCCCTACTACGGGAAAACGACGACGGGCGCGCTGGCGTTGGCGCTGGCGCTGGCACTCGTCAACGACGTGTACGACTACGGCTTCGGCTTTTACCCGCCGCTCCGCTACGAGGCCGGGGCGCTGCTGGCGGGCATTACTATCGCATTATCGTTCGGGTCGGTGGCGCTGGCCGCGTGGATGTTCGACCGAGCGGACGAGGGGGCGTCGGCGGGCGCGACGGCCGAGCGGTGA
- a CDS encoding ArsR family transcriptional regulator → MDSAVLLDLLGNENRRRILRLLSHKPCYVTEISEYLGVSPKAVIDHLRKLEEAGLIDSRTDDQRRKYFRITRNLRLEVNVSPYGFGAKSAYPASPNLDMSGRCPHLSFDIPAEDAQDLDELARELGHLDDLENELSLAQRWVHGRITSVLDRLNDRIGADADSRFHAEALAAVARGEGTVEGVARELNAPYEAVDDAVHRLAERGLLVREEGEGWVVAGGTVA, encoded by the coding sequence ATGGACTCCGCGGTACTGTTAGACCTACTCGGTAACGAGAACCGGCGGCGCATCCTCCGGTTGCTGTCGCACAAGCCCTGCTACGTCACCGAGATAAGCGAGTACCTCGGAGTGAGTCCGAAGGCGGTCATCGACCACCTGCGGAAACTGGAGGAAGCCGGTCTCATCGACAGCCGAACCGACGACCAGCGACGCAAGTACTTCCGCATCACGCGAAACCTGCGCTTGGAGGTGAACGTCTCCCCGTACGGCTTCGGGGCGAAGAGCGCCTACCCCGCGAGCCCGAACCTCGACATGAGCGGCCGGTGTCCGCATCTCTCCTTCGACATCCCGGCCGAGGACGCGCAGGACCTCGACGAACTCGCGCGAGAACTCGGCCACCTCGACGACTTGGAGAACGAACTCTCCCTCGCGCAACGCTGGGTGCACGGTCGCATCACGAGCGTCCTCGACCGCCTGAACGACCGCATCGGCGCCGACGCCGACAGCCGCTTCCACGCGGAAGCGCTCGCGGCCGTCGCTCGCGGCGAAGGAACCGTCGAGGGCGTCGCGCGCGAACTCAACGCCCCCTACGAGGCCGTCGACGATGCGGTGCACCGACTCGCCGAGCGCGGACTCCTCGTCCGCGAGGAGGGCGAGGGCTGGGTCGTCGCCGGCGGCACCGTGGCGTAG
- the gatD gene encoding Glu-tRNA(Gln) amidotransferase subunit GatD — translation MNPGDRVRVDRAGVTNEGVLMPSSTPEHLVVKLDGGYNVGIDRADAEVDVLETGVYDVEEAQSESSTSEIAFDDDLPTVSLISTGGTIASTVDYRTGAVTAQFDAEDVLRAVPDLAGRANYRGRVVANILSENMTPDVWRDLAEAIEDEIEAGTDGIVVMHGTDTMQFTAAAMSFVVDTPVPVVFTGSQRSADRPSSDNVMNAVCAVEAATADCAEVMVCMHGSESDDVCALHRGTRVRKNHTSRRDAFETVGANPLGEVDYESEKVTFRRDHAERGATEFSLAPNLNENVDLLKFTPGMDLDAYAEFLRGRDLDGLVVEGTGLGHVHTDFVPVLEELVESGTVVAMTTQCIEGRVCDRVYDTGRDLLDAGVVEAGDTLPGTAKVKLMWALANLADPAEAMERSLAGELTQRSVPWE, via the coding sequence ATGAACCCAGGGGACCGCGTCCGCGTCGACCGCGCGGGCGTCACGAACGAGGGCGTCCTGATGCCGTCGTCGACGCCGGAGCATCTCGTCGTCAAACTCGACGGCGGTTACAACGTCGGTATCGACCGCGCGGACGCCGAGGTAGACGTGTTGGAGACCGGCGTGTACGACGTCGAGGAGGCCCAGTCGGAGTCGAGCACCTCCGAAATCGCCTTCGACGACGACCTGCCGACCGTCTCGCTCATCTCGACGGGCGGGACCATCGCCTCCACCGTCGACTACCGCACGGGCGCGGTGACCGCACAGTTCGACGCCGAGGACGTACTCCGGGCCGTCCCGGACCTCGCCGGACGGGCGAACTACCGCGGGCGCGTCGTCGCCAACATCCTGTCCGAAAACATGACGCCCGACGTGTGGCGCGACCTCGCCGAGGCCATCGAGGACGAAATCGAGGCCGGCACGGACGGCATCGTCGTCATGCACGGCACCGACACGATGCAGTTCACGGCGGCGGCGATGTCGTTCGTGGTCGACACGCCCGTCCCGGTCGTGTTCACGGGTAGTCAGCGCTCGGCGGACCGTCCCTCCTCGGACAACGTGATGAACGCCGTCTGCGCCGTCGAGGCGGCGACGGCCGACTGCGCGGAGGTGATGGTGTGCATGCACGGCTCCGAGTCCGACGACGTCTGCGCCCTCCACCGCGGCACGCGCGTGCGCAAGAACCACACCTCCCGCCGGGACGCCTTCGAGACGGTCGGCGCGAACCCGCTGGGCGAGGTGGACTACGAGTCCGAGAAAGTCACCTTCCGCCGTGACCACGCCGAACGCGGCGCGACCGAGTTCTCCCTCGCACCGAACCTGAACGAGAACGTCGACCTCCTGAAGTTCACGCCCGGTATGGACCTCGACGCCTACGCCGAGTTCCTCCGCGGGCGGGACCTCGACGGCCTCGTCGTCGAGGGGACCGGCCTCGGCCACGTCCACACCGACTTCGTGCCCGTGCTCGAAGAACTGGTCGAGTCGGGTACCGTCGTGGCGATGACGACCCAGTGCATCGAGGGTCGCGTCTGCGACCGGGTGTACGACACCGGTCGGGACCTCCTCGACGCCGGCGTCGTCGAGGCGGGCGACACCCTACCCGGCACCGCGAAGGTGAAACTCATGTGGGCGCTGGCGAACCTCGCGGACCCCGCCGAGGCGATGGAGCGGTCCCTCGCCGGCGAACTGACGCAGCGGTCGGTACCGTGGGAGTAG
- a CDS encoding GNAT family N-acetyltransferase produces the protein MTDEIRIREARLDDAAAVADFTSDTWSGHGREDYLPRVFEEWVRANDERRRTFVACDESDAAVGLSQIVMLTDDEAWGQGLRVAPRVRDRNVGSKLSRAGFEWARERGATVARGMVFSWNVMGLGHARANGFDPATEFRFVHPEPDAGAAPDLPVHDDPTAAWRYWTDSDARSRLRGLAMSPVESWALSELARETLREAASADGLFVVDDGGTCGMAFRVREYETGGESAERVAVYGVGEWDDRAACRSLLDAVARDAGARGVDSTRLLVPETPRHVSDVAEVRTEIADGPDFVMAADLTDESLANPEQRTGRRDGRR, from the coding sequence GTGACGGACGAGATTCGAATCAGGGAGGCCCGACTCGACGACGCCGCGGCGGTCGCCGACTTCACCAGCGACACTTGGAGCGGTCACGGCCGCGAGGACTACCTCCCGCGGGTGTTCGAGGAGTGGGTTCGGGCGAACGACGAGCGGCGACGGACGTTCGTCGCGTGCGACGAGAGCGACGCCGCCGTCGGCCTCAGCCAGATCGTCATGCTCACCGACGACGAGGCGTGGGGACAGGGGCTACGCGTCGCTCCGCGAGTGCGCGACCGGAACGTCGGGTCGAAGCTGAGTCGGGCGGGGTTCGAGTGGGCCCGCGAACGCGGCGCGACCGTCGCTCGGGGGATGGTGTTCAGCTGGAACGTGATGGGGCTGGGTCACGCCCGCGCCAACGGTTTCGACCCCGCGACCGAGTTCCGGTTCGTCCACCCCGAACCGGACGCCGGCGCAGCCCCCGACCTCCCGGTCCACGACGACCCGACGGCCGCGTGGCGCTACTGGACCGACAGCGACGCCCGGTCGCGCCTCCGCGGCCTGGCGATGTCGCCGGTCGAGTCGTGGGCGCTCTCGGAACTCGCCCGCGAGACGCTCCGGGAGGCGGCGAGCGCGGACGGCCTGTTCGTCGTTGACGACGGCGGGACCTGCGGGATGGCGTTCAGGGTGCGGGAGTACGAGACGGGCGGGGAATCGGCAGAGCGGGTGGCGGTCTACGGCGTCGGCGAGTGGGACGACCGCGCCGCCTGTCGGTCGCTCCTCGACGCCGTCGCCCGCGACGCGGGGGCGCGGGGCGTCGACTCAACCCGCCTGCTGGTCCCCGAGACACCCCGCCACGTCAGCGACGTCGCGGAGGTGCGCACCGAAATCGCCGACGGTCCGGACTTCGTGATGGCGGCGGACCTGACCGACGAGTCGCTGGCGAACCCCGAGCAGCGGACGGGGCGTCGGGACGGCCGTCGGTAG
- a CDS encoding alpha-ketoacid dehydrogenase subunit beta: MPRETIVQAVNDALHTEMAADDRTLVFGEDVARSGGVFRATDGLLEAFGEERVRDTPLSEIAIVGAAVGLATHGYRPIVEIQFSGFLPPAFDQLVSNASRIRWRTRGRLTAPMVVRTPYGAGVRALEHHSESLEAAYAHVPGLKVAIPSTPADAKGLLTSAIRDPDPVLFMEPKRVYRSFREEVPDGEHTVPLGEAAVRREGADVTVVSWGAMMHPTLEAVDKLGVDAEVVDLRSISPLDRETLLASVRKTGRCVVVHEAAKSGGFGAEVAATVAEDALLYLEAPLRRVTGFDVPVPLLSMEDYYPPQPPRIAAAIEETVEF, translated from the coding sequence ATGCCCCGCGAAACCATCGTTCAGGCGGTCAACGACGCGCTCCACACCGAGATGGCGGCGGACGACCGGACGCTCGTCTTCGGCGAGGACGTCGCCCGTTCGGGCGGCGTCTTCCGGGCGACCGACGGTCTGTTGGAGGCGTTCGGCGAGGAACGGGTGCGCGACACGCCGCTGTCGGAAATCGCCATCGTCGGGGCGGCCGTCGGCCTCGCGACCCACGGCTACCGCCCGATTGTGGAGATCCAGTTCTCCGGCTTCCTCCCGCCGGCGTTCGACCAACTCGTCTCGAACGCGAGCCGCATCCGCTGGCGAACCCGCGGACGACTCACCGCGCCGATGGTCGTGCGGACGCCGTACGGGGCGGGCGTCCGGGCGCTCGAACACCACTCCGAGAGCCTCGAAGCGGCGTACGCCCACGTCCCGGGGCTGAAGGTCGCCATCCCCTCGACGCCCGCCGACGCCAAGGGATTGCTCACCTCGGCCATCCGCGACCCCGATCCCGTCCTCTTCATGGAACCGAAGCGGGTGTACCGGTCGTTCCGCGAGGAGGTCCCCGACGGCGAACACACCGTTCCGCTCGGCGAGGCCGCCGTTCGCCGGGAGGGAGCCGACGTGACTGTCGTCTCGTGGGGAGCGATGATGCACCCGACCCTGGAAGCCGTCGACAAACTGGGCGTCGACGCCGAGGTAGTCGACCTCCGGTCGATTTCGCCGCTCGACCGCGAGACGCTGCTCGCGTCGGTGAGGAAGACCGGCCGCTGCGTGGTGGTCCACGAGGCGGCGAAGTCGGGCGGGTTCGGGGCCGAGGTCGCCGCAACCGTGGCGGAGGACGCCCTCCTCTACCTCGAAGCGCCGCTCCGACGGGTGACCGGCTTCGACGTCCCCGTCCCGCTGCTCTCGATGGAGGACTACTACCCGCCCCAGCCGCCGCGGATCGCGGCCGCTATCGAGGAGACGGTGGAGTTCTGA
- the pdhA gene encoding pyruvate dehydrogenase (acetyl-transferring) E1 component subunit alpha: MDGEPPSRPPPRVNTAAGVEHLSQADLRVETHQVVTAEGTVEASRVPDLTDAQFRDLYRWLVLQRTFDERATKLQRRGQLGTYASGRGQEASIVGSAFALADDDWIFPAGREAAALLMHGVSMRDLLLYWRGVEDASRMEGANVFGVAIAIGSQMPMVTGKAWGMQLAGDDAVAVGYFGDGATSTGAFHEGVNFAGVLGVPAVFYCQNNQYAISLPFSEQTAADTVAQKALAYGVDGVRVDGNDVLAVYNAMSTARARARDGRPVLVESVTYRRGAHTTSDDPTRYREEEEVESWAARDPVDRYRTFLADRDLLDDVDEAAVREEVDEMFDEAVAAADDYPHRDVDEMFVHLYEEPTPELARQMEWYRDFLDDHPEMDEYVHQRERG, encoded by the coding sequence ATGGACGGTGAGCCCCCGTCCCGCCCGCCGCCGCGGGTGAACACGGCGGCGGGCGTCGAACACCTCTCGCAGGCCGACCTGCGGGTCGAGACCCATCAGGTCGTGACCGCGGAGGGGACGGTCGAGGCGTCGCGCGTCCCCGACCTGACGGACGCGCAGTTCCGCGACCTCTACCGGTGGCTGGTGCTCCAGCGAACGTTCGACGAGCGGGCGACGAAGCTCCAGCGCCGGGGACAGTTGGGAACGTACGCCTCCGGCCGGGGACAGGAGGCGAGCATCGTCGGGAGCGCCTTCGCCCTCGCGGACGACGACTGGATCTTCCCCGCGGGGCGAGAGGCCGCGGCGCTGCTCATGCACGGCGTGTCGATGCGCGACCTCCTGCTGTACTGGCGCGGCGTCGAGGACGCCTCGCGGATGGAGGGGGCGAACGTCTTCGGCGTCGCCATCGCCATCGGGTCGCAGATGCCGATGGTCACCGGGAAGGCGTGGGGCATGCAACTGGCCGGAGACGACGCGGTCGCCGTCGGCTACTTCGGCGACGGGGCGACGTCGACCGGGGCGTTCCACGAGGGGGTCAACTTCGCGGGCGTCCTTGGGGTCCCGGCAGTATTCTACTGTCAGAACAACCAGTACGCCATCTCCCTCCCGTTCTCCGAGCAGACCGCCGCCGACACGGTGGCCCAGAAGGCGCTCGCGTACGGCGTCGACGGCGTTCGAGTCGACGGCAACGACGTTCTCGCCGTCTACAACGCGATGTCGACGGCTCGAGCGCGCGCCCGCGACGGACGCCCCGTCCTCGTCGAGAGCGTCACCTACCGCCGCGGGGCGCACACGACCAGCGACGACCCCACGCGGTACCGAGAGGAGGAGGAGGTCGAGTCGTGGGCGGCCCGCGACCCGGTCGACCGCTACCGCACCTTCCTCGCGGACCGCGACCTGCTCGACGACGTCGACGAAGCGGCCGTCCGCGAGGAGGTCGACGAGATGTTCGACGAGGCGGTCGCGGCCGCCGACGACTACCCGCACCGCGACGTCGACGAGATGTTTGTCCACCTCTACGAGGAGCCGACGCCCGAACTGGCCCGACAGATGGAGTGGTATCGCGACTTCCTCGACGACCATCCGGAGATGGACGAGTACGTCCACCAGCGGGAGCGCGGGTGA